Proteins from a genomic interval of Azotosporobacter soli:
- a CDS encoding deoxyribonuclease IV has translation MTDNLKIGCHLSSSKGYEHMGREILRLGGNTFQFFSRNPRGGKAKALDKADLEAFLALAEENAFAPILAHAPYTLNPCSADARVREFAFEVMLDDLARMEQLPHNYYNFHPGSHVGAGVEAGIEMIAALLNEVLKEEQTTLVLLETMAGKGSEVGGRFEELRAIIDRVACRDKLGICLDTCHVYDAGYDIVNDLDGVLAEFDQVIGLERLKAIHLNDSKNPFHSRKDRHEKIGEGSLGLAAIARIIKHPSLCELPFFLETPNEVDGYGEEIRLLRGL, from the coding sequence ATGACGGACAATCTGAAGATCGGTTGTCATCTATCGAGCAGCAAGGGCTATGAACATATGGGGCGTGAGATCCTGCGCCTCGGCGGCAATACGTTTCAGTTTTTCAGCCGCAATCCGCGCGGCGGCAAGGCGAAGGCGCTCGACAAAGCGGATCTGGAAGCGTTTTTGGCGTTGGCCGAAGAGAATGCGTTCGCGCCGATTTTGGCGCATGCGCCGTACACGCTGAATCCCTGTTCCGCCGATGCGCGGGTGCGTGAGTTCGCGTTTGAAGTGATGCTTGACGACCTGGCGCGCATGGAACAGCTGCCGCATAATTACTATAACTTTCATCCGGGCAGTCATGTCGGTGCGGGCGTCGAGGCGGGCATTGAAATGATCGCCGCCTTGCTGAACGAGGTGCTGAAAGAAGAGCAGACGACGCTTGTCCTTTTGGAAACAATGGCCGGCAAGGGCAGTGAAGTGGGGGGACGCTTCGAGGAACTGCGCGCAATCATCGACCGCGTCGCCTGCCGGGATAAACTCGGCATATGCCTCGATACCTGCCATGTCTACGACGCCGGTTATGATATCGTAAATGATCTCGATGGCGTGCTGGCTGAATTTGATCAAGTTATCGGCCTGGAACGACTGAAGGCGATTCATTTGAACGACAGCAAGAATCCGTTTCACAGTCGCAAGGATCGGCATGAAAAAATCGGCGAAGGCTCGCTCGGCTTGGCGGCGATTGCCCGCATCATCAAGCACCCGTCGCTTTGCGAGCTGCCGTTCTTTCTCGAAACGCCGAATGAAGTCGACGGCTATGGCGAAGAGATTCGTTTGCTGCGCGGCCTATAA